The Methanobrevibacter millerae genomic interval TTGCCAGTTCCTGACATACCATAAGAAATCCGCCGTCTCCGTTGACTGAAACGACAACGTCTTCGGGACATGCGACCTTTGCGCCGATTGCTGAAGGGAATCCGAATCCCATCGTTCCAAGCCCGCCGGATGAAATGAACTTGCGAGGCTTCTGGGTATCGTAAAAGTGAGCCGCCCACATCTGATTCTGACCGACATCGGTTGTAAGGATTGAATCGGGAGTTAATACTTCGCTGATTTCCTTAATGACCCTCTGCGGCTTGAGCGGAACATCATCATAAGTCATTCTAGGCAGCAAATCCTCTTTTCTTTTTTGGATTTTACTGGTCCATGCATTTACTTTATCTGATACATTATAATCTTTAAATAATTTATTCAATGAACTTAAAACATTTTTAGCATCCCCTACAATAGGCAAATCCACTTCAACGTTCTTGCCGATTTCTGCAGGGTCTATATCAATATGGATAACTTTGCTGTTGGGAACAAAGCTGTCAAGCCTTCCGGTAGTCCTGTCTGAAAACCTGACTCCGATAGCTATCAGCAAATCGCATTCGTTTACTGAATCGTTGGAAACCTTTCTTCCATGCATTCCAAGCATTCCCAATGCCAAATCATCGGTTTCGTCAATGGCTCCCTTACCTAAAAGTGAAGTCATTACAGGAGCGTTAATCAAATGCGCAAACTCGTTGAGCTCACTGCAGGCGCCTGACAGAATAACACCGGCACCAACAAGTATCATCGGCCTTTCAGCTTCCTTGATTAGGTTATAGGCTTTTTTGATTTGTCTGGGATTACCCTTTAAGGTAGGATTATAGCCCGGCGTCTGGATTAAATCATCATTGAAATGCGTAAGTTCTCCTTCCTGAACTTCCTTTGGGACATCAATCAAAACCGGACCCGGCCTTCCACGAGTAGCCAAATCAAAGCTCGTTTTAATTATGGATGGCAATAAATTAGGATCTTTAGGCTGAAAGCTATGCTTGATAATAGGCATAGTGATTCCAATGATGTCAGCTTCCTGAAATGCGTCATTTCCTATTAAATGAGTCGGAACCTGACCGGTTATTGCTATAATAGGTGAAGAATCCATGAAAGAAGTAGCAATCCCTGTTACTAAGTTAGTTGCACCTGGTCCGGATGTAGCCAAACACACACCCACTTTACCTGAAGCCCTTGCAAATCCGTCAGCTGCATGGGCTGCAGCCTGTTCGTGCCTTACCAGAATATGATTTATGTCTGAATCGTAGAGCATATCATAGAAAGGTATGGTCTGTCCTCCAGGATAACCAAA includes:
- a CDS encoding acetolactate synthase large subunit is translated as MRGGEAIIESLKKMGVETIFGYPGGQTIPFYDMLYDSDINHILVRHEQAAAHAADGFARASGKVGVCLATSGPGATNLVTGIATSFMDSSPIIAITGQVPTHLIGNDAFQEADIIGITMPIIKHSFQPKDPNLLPSIIKTSFDLATRGRPGPVLIDVPKEVQEGELTHFNDDLIQTPGYNPTLKGNPRQIKKAYNLIKEAERPMILVGAGVILSGACSELNEFAHLINAPVMTSLLGKGAIDETDDLALGMLGMHGRKVSNDSVNECDLLIAIGVRFSDRTTGRLDSFVPNSKVIHIDIDPAEIGKNVEVDLPIVGDAKNVLSSLNKLFKDYNVSDKVNAWTSKIQKRKEDLLPRMTYDDVPLKPQRVIKEISEVLTPDSILTTDVGQNQMWAAHFYDTQKPRKFISSGGLGTMGFGFPSAIGAKVACPEDVVVSVNGDGGFLMVCQELATVHDYDIPVIAMVFENRTLGMVYQWQSLLYDRRHSETKFGQSPDFVKLAESFGVNALRVEKPGETKEALKTAIKDNEAILIDVIIDSEETLPMLPPGAGINEMIGEYKLEKDVI